GGTTTCGAGTTGGGTCTCGTTCGCGAGCGTCGTCCCCCGCAGGTCGTGATAGAGCACGGGCTGGACCGGCGCGATAGCGGGGGCGAGCAACAGTATGGCCGCGAGCACGAGCAGCGCGGTCGAGACGATAGAGCGATCGATCACTGCAGATCACTCCGCTCGAAGCGGACGTAGCCCAGGAAAAGCGGAATCGCCAGCCACGCGGCGAAGACGACGAGCGCGAACTCGTCGGTGAGGTACGTCGGCAGGTCGCTCGACGCCTCCAGGCTGCGTCTGAACACCGGTCGCTGGATCTCCTCGGGGAGCACGAGATGGATCGCCTTCTGGTAGGCGGTGTAGGGACTGAGGTAATCGACGGCGTCGTAGAGGTGCGGGTTCGGCTCCATCCCCAGCACCGTATCGTGGACCAGGCTGACCACCCGGGAGAACCCGAAGATTGTGTTGAGGATCACCAAGATGAAGTAGGACCCGACGGCCGCCGCGACGGCCTGGCTCCGGCTCGCCACCGACGCGGAGAAGGCCACCGCGAGCCCGACGAACACCCAGCAGTAGAGCAGCGAGACGGCGAACACGCCGATCGCGACGCCGAGCGGGACGGTGCCGTACTTGGCGGCGATGATACTCGTCGCGGCCAGGAACATGAACCCGAGGCCGACCGTGACCACGGCCAGACGGCTAAGCAGTTTCCCGACGAAGACGTCCCGGCGGGTGTTCGGAAAGGCGAGGAGGAACTTGATCCCGCCGCTCTCGCGCTCGCCGGCGATCGACATGTAGCTGGCGACCAGTGCGACCGCTGGCAACAGGACGCCGATCACGCCGACTAGCAGCCCGTAGGCGTCCTGTGCCTCGCGCTGAGGGGCGACGCCGAAGCCGACCTTCGAGTACACCACCAGCGCCGCGAGCAGCGCGAGGACCGTCGCGACGCCCCAGAGGGCACGAGAGCGCCGGACGCTCGTGACGTCCTTCCCGACGACGCTCTGGAGGCTCACTGGACCACCTCCGCCGCGGCCTCGTCCTCGCCGCGACCGCCGTTTGTCAGCTCGTTGAACAGCGTCTCGAGCGACACCGTCGAGGAGAGCACGTCAACGACCTCGGCCCGGTCCGCGACGTGTGTGACCACGTCGACCTTCCGCGCGGGATCCGCGCAGGTGACCCTAAGCCTGTGGTCCTCGACGGTCACGTCGACGACGCCGTCGAGCGTCTCGACGCCGAGGTCCGTGGGCGGCTCGGCGCACTCGAGGTCGATCGTGGCGTGACCGCCGGCGTCCCGCCGGAGGCCCTCGATGGAGTCGAGCGCGACCAGTTCGCCCTCGTTCATCACGCCGACGCGGTCACAGACCGCCTCGACCTCGGCGAGGTGGTGACTGGAGAAAAAGACCGTCGTGCCGGCGGCGGCCTGCTCCCTGACGATCTCGCGCATGTCCTGGACCCCGTTGGGGTCGAGGCCGGTCGAGGGCTCGTCGAGGAGCAACAGGTCCGGGTCACCGACGAGCGCCATCGCGAACGCCAGGCGCTGTTGCATCCCCTTCGAGTAGCTCTTGGCCAGCCGGTCCGCGTCGTCGGTCAGGCTCACCAGGTCGAGTTTTTCGTCGGGGTCGTCGGCGGCGTCTTTCGTCCGAATCGCCCATTCGAGATACTCCCGGCCGGTCAGCGGGTCGTTGAACCCGTAGCCCTCGGGGAGGACGCCGACGCGTTCGCGGATCCGCGCCGGGTGTTCCTGGGCGTCGATGCCGAACACCTCGACGCGGCCGCTCGTGGGCCGGATGTAGTCGAGCAGGAGGTTGATCGTCGTCGACTTCCCCGCGCCGTTCGGGCCGAGGAAGCCGAACACCTCGCCCTCGCCGACCGAGAGGTCGAGGTCGACGACGGCGTCGACGTCGCCGAAGCGCTTGGTCAGGCCGTCCGTCTCGATCACCGTCACGGGCAGCCCACCTCCCGGTCACCGGGTTCGGGACGGGGCGGCGTAATCGCGGTCGAGTCGGCTGGAGGGGCGTCGCTGGACAGGGAACCGTCCATAGAACCGACACGTTCGGCGGCCCCGATATGGTTTCCGGTCCGTCCCGACGGCACAGGTCACTGCTCGAGGACGCCGTAGGTCGACTCGAGGTAGTCGACGATCCAGTCCACAGTATCGGGGTCGTAGGTCCAGAACCCGTAGAATTCGCGCGGTTCGCGCTCCTCGGCGACCAGCGCGCACTTCGCGTCGTCGGCGTCGCGGTCGCCGGCCTCGTCGATCCCCCCAGTCGTCGCGGACGCGCCGCCGTCGAACACGACGAACCAGCAGCGTTCGATCTCCTGCGCCCGTTCGAGGTGCAAGGTGAAGCCACCGGTGGCCGGCGGGTCCTCGTCCGGCGTGGCGTAGGCGTGGACGTCGAGGTT
Above is a genomic segment from Halorientalis sp. LT38 containing:
- a CDS encoding ABC transporter permease subunit, with the protein product MSLQSVVGKDVTSVRRSRALWGVATVLALLAALVVYSKVGFGVAPQREAQDAYGLLVGVIGVLLPAVALVASYMSIAGERESGGIKFLLAFPNTRRDVFVGKLLSRLAVVTVGLGFMFLAATSIIAAKYGTVPLGVAIGVFAVSLLYCWVFVGLAVAFSASVASRSQAVAAAVGSYFILVILNTIFGFSRVVSLVHDTVLGMEPNPHLYDAVDYLSPYTAYQKAIHLVLPEEIQRPVFRRSLEASSDLPTYLTDEFALVVFAAWLAIPLFLGYVRFERSDLQ
- a CDS encoding ABC transporter ATP-binding protein; translation: MTVIETDGLTKRFGDVDAVVDLDLSVGEGEVFGFLGPNGAGKSTTINLLLDYIRPTSGRVEVFGIDAQEHPARIRERVGVLPEGYGFNDPLTGREYLEWAIRTKDAADDPDEKLDLVSLTDDADRLAKSYSKGMQQRLAFAMALVGDPDLLLLDEPSTGLDPNGVQDMREIVREQAAAGTTVFFSSHHLAEVEAVCDRVGVMNEGELVALDSIEGLRRDAGGHATIDLECAEPPTDLGVETLDGVVDVTVEDHRLRVTCADPARKVDVVTHVADRAEVVDVLSSTVSLETLFNELTNGGRGEDEAAAEVVQ